Within Micromonospora narathiwatensis, the genomic segment TGGGCGAGGTCGGCGAGCAGGTGGTGGCCGTGCACGGGCAGTCCGACCAGCTCCGCCTGCTGCGCCCGGCCGAGCAGCGGGCCGCGCTGGACCGGTTCGCCGGCCCCGAGCACGAGAAGTTGCTCGACGCGCTGCGGGAGGCGTACACCCGGTGGCGGGCGGTGGTCGACGATCTGGCCGACCGGCGGCGCAACGCCCGCGAGCGTAATCAGGAGGCGGATCTGCTCCGCCTCGGCCTCGACGAGATCACCCGGGTCGACCCGCAGCCCGGCGAGGACGACGACCTCAAGGCGGAGGCGCAGCGTCTGGAGCACGCCGAGGGGCTGCGTACGGCGGCCCAGCTGGCCCACCAGTGCGTGGCCGGCGGGGTGGAGGCGGCCGACGACAGCCCCGACGCCACCGCACTGCTCGGCACCGCCCGGCGCACCCTGGAGGCCCAGGCCGGCACCGACCCGGCTCTCGGCGAGTTGGCCGGGCGGCTGGAGGAGGCGGCGACCCTGGTCGCCGACGTGTCCGCCGAGCTGTCGGCCTACCTCGCCGCGCTGGACGCCGACCCGGCCCGACTGCAGGCCGTCTACGAGCGGCGGGCCGCGTTGCGCGGGCTCACCCGCAAGTACGCCGACGACGTCGACGGGGTGATCGCCTGGGCCGAGCGGGCTCGCACCCGGCTGTCCGATCTGGACACCTCCGACGAGCTGCTCGACGAGCTGGACAAGGAGGCGTCCCGGCTGGCCGGTGAGGTGGCCGAGCTGGCCGGGCGGGTCTCCGCCTCCCGGCAGGAGGCGGCGGGCCGCTTCGCCGAGCAGGTCACCGTCGAGCTGGCCGGGCTGGCGATGCCGCACGCCCGGATCGAGGTGGCGGTGCTGCCGCGCCCGGTCGGGCGGGCCGAGCCGAGCCTGCCGGTCAACGGCGTCGAGGCCGGGGTCGGCCCGGACGGCGCCGACGAGGTGGAGCTGCGGCTGTTGGCCCACCCGGGCGCCCCCGCGCTGCCGTTGCAGCGGGGTGCCTCCGGCGGTGAGCTGTCCCGGGTGATGCTCGCCATCGAGGTCGTCTTCGCCGGGTCCGGCGGCCCGCCCACCCTGGTCTTCGACGAGGTCGACGCCGGCGTCGGCGGGCAGGCGGCGGTGGAGATCGGCCGCCGGTTGGCCCGGCTGGCCCGCAGCCACCAGGTCCTCGTGGTCACCCACCTGCCGCAGGTCGCCGCGTTCGCCGACCGCCACCTGGTGGTGGCGAAGGACACCGGGGGAGCGGTGACCACCAGCGGCGTGCGGGTGGTGGAGGACACGGAGCGGGCCCGGGAACTTGCCCGGATGCTCGCCGGTTTGCCGGATTCCGATCTGGGTATCGCGCATGCTGAGGAACTCCTGGCCGTGGCCGCCAAGGAAAGGCGCGCGTGATCCCGGGATTGTGACCGCAAGCACACCGGGGTGCGCTCCGGTGTGCTTCCCTGGGTAGGCGGCCCTGCTCAGGCATGTCGCGACAGCAAACCCTGCCTCACATGCCAGGATGGTCACGATGCGTCTACCCACGTTGCGCCGGACCCGGAACGCGGAACCGGGCTCAGTCCTCGGCACCGCCCGCCTCGACCGCCGGACGAAGCGGCTGGTCGGCCGGCTCCGGCCCGGGGACATCGCGATCATCGACCACGTCGACCTGGACCGGGTGGCGGCCGACTCACTGGTCGCGGTCGGGGTCGCCGCCGTGATCAATGCCAAGCCCTCGGTCTCCGGGCGCTACCCGAACCTCGGCCCCGAGGTGCTGATCTCCGCCGGCATTCCGCTCCTGGACGACCTCGGCGAGAGCGTCTTCGAACAGATCCGCGAGGGCGACGTCGTCCGGATCGAGGGCAACACGGTCTATGTCGGCGACGAGCCGGTCGCGCACGGCGCCCTGCAGGACGCCGAGACGGTGGCCAAGTCGATGGCCGACGCCCGGGAGGGGCTGTCGGTCCAGTTGGAGGCGTTCGCCGCCAACACCATGGACTACCTCAAGCAGGAACGTGACCTGCTGCTCGACGGCGTCGGCGTGCCGGAGACCCAGACCCAGCTCCAGGGCCGGCACTGCCTGATCGTGGTCCGGGGGTACGACTACAAGGCCGACCTGGACGTGCTGCGCCCCTACATCCGGGAGTTCAAGCCGGTGCTGATCGGCGTCGACGGCGGCGCGGACGCCCTGGTCGAGGCCGGCTACACCCCCGATCTGATCATCGGTGACATGGACTCGGTCACCGACGACGTGCTGCGCTGCGGCGCCGAGGTGGTCGTGCACGCCTACCCGGACGGCCGGGCACCGGGCCTGGCCCGGGTGGAGGGTCTCGGCGTGCCGGCGATCACCTTCCCGGCCGCGGCCACCAGCGAGGACCTGGCCATGCTGCTGGCCGACGAGAAGGGCGCCTCGCTGCTGGTGGCCGTCGGCACCCACGCCACCCTGGTGGAGTTCCTCGACAAGGGGCGGGGCGGCATGGCCTCGACCTTTTTGACCCGGTTGAAGGTGGGCGGCAAGCTGGTCGACGCCAAGGGCGTGAGCCGGCTCTACCGGCAGGGCATCTCCGGTTCCTCCCTGCTGCTGCTGGTCCTCTCGGCGGTCGCCGCGATGGCCTCCGCGGTGGCGGTCTCCACCGTCGGGAAGGCGTATTTGGGCGTGGTCTCCGAATGGTGGGACAATTTCGTGTTCCAGCTCGGCCAGCTCTTCTAGCTCCCCCGACCGATCAAGAGGCTTGCAAGCGTGATCAACTTCCGTTACCACGTGGTGTCCCTGACCGCGGTCTTCCTGGCGTTGGCGATCGGCCTGGTGGTCGGCACGGCCGCCCTCAACGGGCCGGTCGCCGACTCGCTCAAGGAGACCGTCAACGGGCTGCGCAAGGACAACCAGCAGATGCGCCAGACGGTCAACAGCCTCCAGAAGCAACTGGACATGGAGGAGGAGTTCGCCGCCGAGATGGCACAGGTCGTCCTCCCCGGAAAGCTGGCCGGCCGCCGGGTGCTGGTGGTCGACCTGCCCAGCGGCCGCGAGCACACCGAGGGCGTGGTGAAGATGCTCCAGCTCGGCGGGGCCAACGTCACCGGCCAGATCGACATCCAGGACAAGTTCATCAACCCGGACAACACCACCAACAACAACCTGCTGGAGTTGGCCGTCACCGCCCCCCGGCCGAACAGCGTCTCCACCACCAGCCTGCCGGGCAACGGGCACGGCGTGGAGACCTCCACCGCCCTGCTGGCCAGCGTCCTGCTGGACCGGCCGCAGGGCAGCCCGCCGGTCTCCGAGGCGGACCGCCGGGCGGTGCTGCAGGCGTACTCGAACGCCGGCTACCTCACCGCGCAGGACAAGGTCTCCGGGCCTGCCGAGGCAGTCGTGCTGGTCAGCGGGCAACCGTATGTCGACAAGGATTCGGCGAAGAAGGACGAGTCGGTGGTGAAGATCGCCGAGCAGTTCGACCGGGACGGCGCGATCGTGGTGGGCGGCATGGGCTCGGCCGGCGGTAACGTGGTCGCCGTGGTCCGGGGCGACCCGGTGCTGTCCCAGAGCATCTCGACCGTCGACAACGCCAACACCCGGCAGGGCCAGGTGGTCACCGCGCTCGCACTGGTGCAGCAACTGACCGAGAAGAAGGCCGGCCAGTACGGTGTCGGTGACAACGCCGCGTCGTTGGTGCCTAAACTGCCGCAGTGAGCGGGCTGAGCGAGCAACCACCCGGTCCGCACCGCACTGCGCTGGGAATCCGGATCGGAGGGGTCGCGTGAGACTGGGTCGGCTGCTGGCCGTCGGCGCGGGGGCGGTCGCCGCCCGCTACGTGCTGCGTGAGATGCGTACCTCCCCGGCTGCACCAGGGCTGGAGCGCACCAACTTCCGGGGTCGTACGGTCACCCTGGCCGCCGGTCCGGCCCTGGCCGTCGGGGCCGCCACCGCGGGCGCGCTCGGTGCGGGCAGCGCCCCCGCCGGTGCCGCCGCACTGCTCGCCGGCGTGGGCGCCGGCACGGTCGGGCTGTACGACGACGTCGTCGGCGCGCGTCCCGAGCAGAAGACCGCCAAGGGGTTCGCCGGGCACCTCGCCGCGCTGCGCGAGGGGCGGGTCACCGCCGGGCTGGTCAAGATCGTCGGGGTCGGCGCGGCCGGCCTCGGCGCCGCCGCGCTGCTCGCCGCCGACCGCCGGGTCGCCGCCCACCCCCGCCGGCAGCGGGCCGGTGCCCTCGGCCGTGGGCTCGACGTGCTGCTCGGCGCCGGCGTGGTGGCCGGCACCGCCAACCTGGTCAACCTGCTCGACCTGCGCCCGGGCCGGGCGCTGAAGGCGGGCATGCTGCTCGGCGCGCCGCTCTCCGCCGGCCCGGCCGGGGGGATCGCCGCGGGCGCGGTCGGCGCCGCCGCCGGGCTGGTCCGGGAGGACCTCGACGAGCGGGTGATGCTCGGCGACAGCGGCGCCAACGCCCTCGGCGCGCTGCTCGGGGTGAGCCTGGCCGCGCGGACCGGCCCGCTCGGCCGGGCAGGCGTGCTCGCCGTACTCGCCGCGCTCACCGCCGCCAGCGAGAAGGTCAGCTTCACCCAGGTCATCCAGCGGACCCCGGGGCTGCGGGAACTCGACGCGCTGGGCCGACTCGCGGACTGACGTGACTAAACCGGCACCCTTCGCCGGCGCCGGCCGGGTGGCCGGAGCGGCCGCCCTCATCGCCGTACTCACCGTGGTCAGCCGGCTCGCCGGCGTCGGCCGTACCGCCGTCTTCACCTGGACGCTCGCCCAGACCGACCTCGGTGGCGCGTACGTGGTGGCGAACAACCTGCCGAACTTCATCTTCGAGATCGTCGCCGGTGGGGCGCTGGCCAGTCTCGTCGTACCGCTGCTCGCGGCGGAGGCCGACCGGGGCGACCGGCGGGCGGTGGCCGCCACCACCGGGGCCCTGCTCACCTGGGTGCTCGCCCTGCTGGTCCCCCTCGCCGTGCTGGTCGCGCTGCTCGCCGACCCGCTGGTCGCGTTGCAGGGGACCGGCCTCAGCGAGGCCCAGCAGCAGACCGGGGCGCGGATGCTGCGACTGTTCGCCCCCCAGCTGCCGCTGTACGGCGTCGGCATCGTGCTCACCGGGGTGCTCCAGGCGCACCGGCGGTTCGCCTGGCCGGTGATCGCCCCGCTGCTGTCCAGCATCACCGTCATCGGGGTCTACCTCGGCTTCACCGCAACCGAGGGACGGCTGGCCACCGTCGCCCGGGTCAGCCCGGCCGGTGAGTTGCTGCTCGCCGGCGGCACCACGCTCGGCGTGGTGGTGCTGTCGCTGTCCCTGCTCATCCCGTTGCGTCGGCTCCGGCTGCCGCTGCGGCCGGGCTTCCGGTTTCCCGCCGGCGCCCGGGCGCGGGTCGGCGGGCTGGCCGTCGCCGGGGTGGTGACCGTCGCCGCGCAGCAGGTCGCCCTGATGGTCGTGCTCAACCAGGTCTCCTACGGGTCGACGGCCAACCCGGGCGTCTACAACATCGCGCAGACCATCTACTTCCTGCCCTGGGCGGTGCTGGCCGTGCCGCTCGCCGTGGCCGCGTACCCGACCCTGGCGACGGCCCGGGCGGCCGGCGACGAGCGGACCTACCGGGACACGCTGGCCCCGGCGGTGCGTGGCGTGGTGCTGTTCAGCCTGCTCGGCGCCGCCGCGCTGGTCGGCACCGCTGTCCCGGTCGGGCATTTCTTCTTCGAGCCGGACGTCGCCGGCCCGGCCGCGGCCGCCATCGCCGGCTTCGCCCCCGGTCTGCTCGGCTACGGCCTCTTCGCCGTGCTCACCCGAGCCCTGTACGCCCGCGGCGAGACCCGATCGGCGACCGTCGCCACGGCCGTGGGCTGGCTGACCGTGCCGGCGCTGGCGGTCCTGCTCGGGCACCTGCTGCCGCTGGCCGACCGGGTGCTGGCGGTGGCCCTGGCCACCTCCGGGGGCATGCTGGTCCTCGGCGGCCTGCTGATCACCGCCGTGCTCCGTTCCGCCGGTCGGGCCGCCCTGGCCGGCGTCGGCCGGGCCGGGGCCGCCGGCCTGCTCGCCGCCGCGGTCGCCGGGCTCGGCGGGGTGGGCGCCGCCCGCTGGCTCGCCGGCCTCGGGACCCCGACGACAGCGCAGGCGCTCGTGCAGGGCATGCTGTCCGGAGCCGTGGTCGGCGCCCTGTTCCTCGCCGTCGCCTGGCTGACCGACGCGCGCGACGTCCGGCCGCTGCTCGCCGCCGTGGCCCGCCGGCTCGGGCGGCGACGACCGCCGGCCACCACCGGCAAGCCGGAGGACCAGCGCCCCGCCGGTCGGGGCGACGGGAAGGAGACCGTTACCTCATGACGGACGCCTCGTCGGCACCGCGGTGGCCCGGCTCGGTGGCCCTGGTGCTCGCCTCCAGCACCGGCGGGGTGGGGCAGCACGTCCGCTCGGTGGCCAAAGGGCTGACCGCCGCCGGAGTGTCCGTGCTGGTCTGCGGTCCGGCCGCCACCCAGGACCAGTTCGACTTCACCGGGGTGGGTGCCCGGTTCGCGCCGGTGGAGATCCCGGCCAGCCCCACCCCGGCCGACGCGCGCGCCGTCGCCGCGCTGCGTCGGGCGCTCACCGCCACCGGGGTCGACGTCGTGCACGCGCACGGCCTGCGGGCCGGTCTGGTCGCCGTCCTCGCCCGGTCGGCCGCGCCGCTGGTCGTCACCTGGCACAACGCGGTTCTCGCCGGCGGGCTGCGCGGAGGGCTGTCCCGGCTCGTCGAGCGGGTCGTCGCCCGCGGCGTCCGGGTGGCGCTGGGCGCCTCCGCCGACCTGGTGGAGCGGGCCGCCGCGCTGGGCGCGGCCGATGCCCGCCTCGCCCCGGTCGCCGCGCCGACGCTGCCCGCGCCGCGCCGCCGCCGGGCCGCCGTCCGCGCCGAGTTCGGGGTCGGTCCCGACCGGCCGCTGATCCTCTCCGTGGGTCGGCTGCACCCGCAGAAGCGGTACGACATCCTGGTCGACGCGGCCGCCCGGTGGCGTACCCGGTCGCCGGCGCCGCTGATGCTGATCGCCGGCAGCGGACCCGCGTACCTCCAGCTCGCCGCGCGGATCTCGGCCGCCCGGGCGCCGGTGACCCTGCTCGGGCACCGGACCGACGTGGCCGACCTGCTGGCCGGTGCCGACCTGGCCGTGGTGACCAGCGACTGGGAGGCCCGCCAACTCTTCGCCCAGGAGGCGCTGCACGCCGGCGTACCGCTGGTGGCGACCGCGGTGGGGGGCCTGCCGGAGCTGGTCGGGGACGCCGCGGTGCTGATCCCCGCCGGTGACGTCGACGCGGTCGACGCGGCGGTCCGCGGCCTGCTGGACGACGATGTTCGCCGGGCTGACCTGGCCCGCCGGGGCACCGCCCGGGCCGCGACCTGGCCGACCGAGGCGGACACGGTGGCCGCCCTGGCCGCGCTCTACGCCGAACTGGTGCCCGAGCCGTCGACGGGGAACCGGTGATGCTGCGCAGACTCACCCCGGTTCTGTTGACCCTGGTCGTGGTGGCCCTGGGCATCACCGCGCTGGCCGCCCGCCCCGACAAGGGCGACCCCGAACGCGACGCCGACTTCGTGGTGCTGGCCGGGGTGGCCGGGCTGCGCTGGGACGACGTGGATCCGGAGACCACCCCGACGCTGTGGCGGATGGCCGAGGAGGGCTCCATCGGCTCCCTCTCGGCGCGCTCCGCGCACCGGCCCACCTGCCCGGTCGACGGCTGGCTCACTCTCGGCGCCGGCAACTTCGCCGCGTGGAACGGCAGCCGCACGGCCGGTGGCTGCCCGGCCACCGGGGTGACCGTCGAGCAGCCGGACCGGATCGGCGCCAACCTGCCCGACCAGGAGAGCGTCGTCGCGTACAACCAGGATCAGCTCACCTGGGGCGCCACGCCCGGGTCCCTGGCGGAGTCGGTGCGCTGCTCGGTGGCGGTCGGGCCGGGCGCCGCGCTGGCCGCCGCCCGCCCGTTCGGCCGCGTCGACCGGTACGCGCCGGTCCTCCCCGCCGATCCGGCCGAACTGCTCGGCTCCTGCGTGCTGAGCATCGTCGACCTGGGCACCGTCGACGGCGCGGACCGGGCGATCCGTACCGCCCAGGCCCGGCAGGCCGACGCGCAGCTCGCCCGGGTGCTCGCTGCCCGGCCGCCCCGCTCGCTGGTCCTGCTCGCCGGCGTCTCCGACACCGACACGCCGTCCCGGCTGCACGTGGCCGTCGCCAACGGCCCTGGTTGGGAACAGGGCTGGCTGACCTCGTCGAGCACCGACCGCCGGGGCTACCTGCAACTGGTCGACCTGGCCCCCACCGCCCTCGCCGCGCTGGGCCGGCCGATGCCGGAGCGGCTCTTCGTCGGCCGTGCCGCGGTACCGGTCGGCGGACGCCCGGCCGACCTGCGTGCCGCGATCGACGTGCCGGCCGACGCGGACCGCGAGGCCGGCGCGCGGCACTCGGTCGCCGGCTGGTTCTTCACCGTGCTCGCCACCGCCCAGGTGGCCCTCGCCGTGGCGGTCCTGCCGCTGCTGCGCCGGGCCCGCCGGCACGCCGGACCGCACGGGCCCGAACCGGTCACCCGGCGGGTGGTGGCGGCCGTGGAGCTGCTGCTGATCGCCGCCGCGCTCGCCGTACCGGCCGCCCTGCTCGCCGATGCCGCGCCGTGGTGGCGTGGCCAGCACGCCGCGTGGTGGTTCGCGGTGGTGACCGCCGCGCTGATCGTCGGGGGCACGGCCGCCGTCCGCCTCAGCCCCGGACACGACCGCACCCTCGGCCCGCTCGGAGCGGTGGCCGGGCTGGCCACCCTGGTGGTCGGCGTCGACGTGCTCACCGGCTCCCGGTTGCAGCTCAACGGCGTGGTCGGCTACTCCGCCCTGGAGGGCGGCCGGTACGCCGGCCTCGGCACCGTCGGCCTGGGGGTGCTCATCGCCGGCTCGCTGCTCTGCGGCGGCTGGCTGGCCCAACGGACCCCCCGGACCTGGCGTCCCATGGTCATGGTGGGGGTCGGCAGCGCCGCCGTGGTGGTCGTCGGCAGCCCCTACCTCGGGGCGGACTCGACCGGCGCGATCGCGCTCACCGCGGGGGTGAGCGTGGCCGCCGCGATCTGCACCGGCGGCTGGCTGACCACGAGCCGGCTGGCCTGGGCCACCATGGCCGGGCTGGCGCTCACCATCGGCTTCGCCATGGTCGACCTGCGTCGGCCCGAGGCCGAGCGGGGCGCGGTGGGCCGATTCCTCGCCGCGCTCGGCGACGGCACCGGCGGGCTCGCCGTGCACCGGTCGAGCACCGCCAACATCGAGACCCTGGTCAACAGCCCGCTCACCGTGTTGGCCGTGGCCGGCGCCGCGCTCGTCTGGTTCGCCCTGCTCCGGCCCTGGGGCGGCCTGATGCGGCTGTTCGGCATCTACCCGGCGATCCGGGCCGCGATGGCCGGTACCGGGGTGGCCGCCGGGATCGGCGGGGTGCTGGGCGGCGCGGCGCTGGACGTGGCCGGGGCGGCGGGCGCCCTGGTGGTGCCGATGGCGGCGCTCGCCGCGCTGCGGGTGCTCGACCATGCCACCGACCGCACCCAGCCCGGCGCCGAGGCCGGCACCGGCACGGCCGGTGGACCGGGCGGCCGCCCGGACGCCCGGAGCGAGGCGGAGGCCGCCGAGTGCGGGGCGGCCGACGGGCCGGCGCGGGTACCCGCCCAGGGCGCGCCGACGTCGACCGCGGCGCCCACCGCCTGAGGCGGACCCGGTTTCACGTGCGCCGACGGTGGGTGCGACGCCGGCCCGGGACAGGGAAGGTGTTACCGTGGAATCCCGTGGATCGCGTGATCACTCTGCTGATCGGCACGGCGGTTCGCACGACCGCGACGGACGACACGGGAGCAGGCCTTGGCCCCATCAGCACGGACGACCAGGCACATTTTCGTCACCGGGGGCGTCGCCTCCTCGCTGGGTAAGGGCCTCACCGCCTCCAGCCTCGGCAACCTGCTGACCGCGCGCGGGCTGCGCGTGGTGATGCAGAAGCTCGACCCGTACCTCAACGTCGACCCGGGGACGATGAACCCGTTCCAGCACGGCGAGGTCTTCGTCACCGAGGACGGCGCCGAGACCGACCTCGACGTCGGCCACTACGAGCGGTTCCTGGACCGGGACCTGTCCGGCAAGGCGAACGTCACCACCGGGCAGATCTACTCGGCGGTGATCGCCAAGGAGCGGCGCGGCGAGTACCTGGGCGACACCGTCCAGGTCATCCCGCACATCACCAACGAGATCAAGTCGCGGATCCTCGGCATGGGCGAACCGGACGCCGAGGGCCAGGTCCCCGACGTGGTCATCACCGAGGTCGGCGGCACGGTCGGCGACATCGAGTCGCTGCCGTTCCTGGAGGCGATCCGCCAGGTCCGTCACGACCTGGGCCGGGACAACTGCTTCTACCTGCACGTCTCGCTGGTGCCGTACCTGGCGCCGTCGGGCGAGCTGAAGACCAAGCCGACCCAGCACTCGGTGGCCCAGTTGCGCAGCATCGGCATCCAGCCGGACGCCCTGGTGCTGCGCTGCGACCGGGACATCCCGGACAAGGTCAAGGAGAAGCTCTCCCTCTACTGCGACGTGGACCGGGAGGCGGTCACCGCCGCCCCGGACGCGCCGAGCATCTACGACATCCCGAAGGTGCTGCACCGCGAGGGCCTCGACGCGTACGTGGTGCGCCGGCTGGGCGTGTCCTTCCGGGACGTGGACTGGTCCCGCTGGGACGACCTGCTGGACCGGGTGCACCAGCCCCGCCACACGGTGACCGTGGCGCTGGTCGGCAAGTACGTCGACCTGCCCGACGCGTACCTGTCGGTGAGCGAGGCGATCCGGGCCGCCGGCTTCGGCCACCGGGCCCGGGTGCAGCTGCGCTGGGTGCCCAGCGACGACTGCGTCACCCCGGCCGGCGCGGCGGCGGCCCTGTCCGGCGTGGACGGCATCGTCATCCCGGGCGGTTTCGGCGTACGCGGCATCGAGGGCAAGATCGGCACTGCCCGGTACGCCCGGGAGAACGGCATCCCGCTGCTCGGCCTCTGCCTCGGCCTGCAGTGCATGACCATCGAGGCGGCCCGCCACCTGGCCGGCCTCGACGGCGCGAACTCGCTGGAGTTCGACGAGGAGGCCAAGCACCCGGTGATCGCCACGATGGCCGACCAGGAGGACATCGTCGCCGGCAAGGGCGACCTGGGCGGCACCATGCGGCTCGGGGCGTACCCGGCGAAGCTGGCGGAGGGCTCGCTGGTCGCCGAGGCGTACGGCAGCACCGAGGTCAGCGAGCGGCACCGGCACCGGTACGAGGTGAACAACGCCTACCGCGACCAGCTCACCAAGGCCGGTCTGCACATCTCGGGCACCTCGCCGGACGGCCGGCTGGTCGAGTTCGTCGAGCTGGACCGGAAGCTGCACCCGTTCTTCGTGGCCACCCAGGCGCACCCGGAGCTGAAGAGCCGGCCGACCCGCCCGCACCCGCTGTTCGCCGCGTTCGTCAAGGCCGCGGTCGCGTACTCCCAGGCCGACCAGCTCCCGGTCGACCTGGCGACCGCCCCGCCGGAGGCCGCGGCGGCCAAGGCGAGCCGTAACGGCGCCGCCGCCGCGGCGAAGGCGACCGCGTCGTGAGCGAGCGGAGCGAGCGAGCCGGCGGGTTCAGTAGCGTGGCGGCGGCGTGAGCGCGGTCGAGCACCGGTACGAGGTGACCGGCCACCGGGAGATCTGGTCCGGCCGGATCTTCTCGGTGGTCAGCGACGACGTCACCATGCCCGGCGGCGGCACGGCCGCACGGGACTACGTCCGGCACGTGGGCGCGGTGGCCGTGGTGGCGCTGGACGACGCGGGGCAGGTGGTGCTGATCCGGCAGTACCGGCACCCGGTCGGCCGGCACCTGTGGGAGCTGCCGGCCGGGCTGATGGACGTCAGCGGCGAGGACTTGGCCGCCGCCGCGGCCCGGGAACTGGCCGAGGAGGCGGACCTGACCGCCGGTACCATCGACGTCCTGGTCGACCTGCACACCTCGCCGGGCTTCTCCGACGAGGTGGTCCGGGTCTTCCTGGCCCGCGACCTGGCCGACGTGCCCGCCGAGCAGCGGCACGACCGGCGCGACGAGGAGGCTGACCTCCAGGTCGTCCGGGTCGACCTGGACGAGGCGGTCGGGATGGTCCTGGCGGGGGAGATCACCAACGCCGCCTGCGTGGCCGGGCTGCTCGCCGCCGGCCGGGCCCGGGAGACCGGCTTCACCGCGCTGCGCCGGCCGGAGGCGCCGCTGCCCCGCTGAGCGCGGCCACGGGGACGTGACCGGGCCGCGCGGGGTGAGCCGCGCGGCCCGGTGCCCGTACCGCCGCGGCTGTCTCCGCCACCGGCCGATCCATGCCTGACACATCGTCAGGACGACCGGGTACCGGATGTCACTGTGTTGGCCTCCGGGGAGTTCCCGCGCGCCTAGACTGCCGCCGGCGGGACCGGTGGACCGTGTCGGCAAAGGGGCCGCTGCGGCGCCGCGCAGTCGGGGACGAGCAGCCCCGGAGGAAGGTGACTGCATCGTGAAGGTCGGAATCCCTCGCGAGGTCAAGAACCACGAGTACCGGGTGGCGATCACGCCCGCGGGCATCAACGAGTTCACCCGCCACGGCCACGAGGTCTTCGTCGAGTCCGGTGCGGGTGTCGGCTCCAGCATCGCCGACGACGAGTTCGCCGCCGCCGGCGCGAAGATCCTGGCCAGCGCGGACGAGGTCTGGGACGCCGCCGAGCTGGTGCTCAAGGTCAAGGAGCCGGTCGCCGAGGAGTACCACCGGATGCGTGCGGGGCAGGTGCTCTTCACCTACCTGCACCTGGCCGCCTCCCGCGAGTGCACCGACGCGCTGCTCGACCGCGAGGTCACCGGCATCGCGTACGAGACCGTCGAACTGCCGGACCGGTCGCTGCCGCTGCTCGCCCCGATGTCCGAGGTGGCCGGCCGGCTCGCGCCGCAGGTGGGCGCCTTCTACATGATGCGTACCGGGGGTGGGCGCGGCGTGCTGCCGGGCGGCGTCTCCGGCGTCTACGCGGCCAAGACGGTGGTCATCGGCGCCGGTGTCTCCGGCATGAACGCCGCCGCGATCGCGCTCGGCATGCAGTCCGAGGTGCTGCTGCTGGACAAGAACGTCGCCCGGCTGCGTCAGGCCGACGCCATCTACCGCGGCCACCTGCAGACCGTCGCCTCCAACGCGTACGAGATCGAGCGGGCCGTGGTCGACGCGGACCTGGTCATCGGCGCGGTGCTGGTGCCCGGCGCGAAGGCGCCGAAGCTCATCTCCAACGAGCTGGTGTCCCGGATGAAGCCGGGCAGCGTGCTCGTCGACATCGCCATCGACCAGGGTGGCTGCTTCGAGGACTCGCGCCCCA encodes:
- a CDS encoding copper transporter: MINFRYHVVSLTAVFLALAIGLVVGTAALNGPVADSLKETVNGLRKDNQQMRQTVNSLQKQLDMEEEFAAEMAQVVLPGKLAGRRVLVVDLPSGREHTEGVVKMLQLGGANVTGQIDIQDKFINPDNTTNNNLLELAVTAPRPNSVSTTSLPGNGHGVETSTALLASVLLDRPQGSPPVSEADRRAVLQAYSNAGYLTAQDKVSGPAEAVVLVSGQPYVDKDSAKKDESVVKIAEQFDRDGAIVVGGMGSAGGNVVAVVRGDPVLSQSISTVDNANTRQGQVVTALALVQQLTEKKAGQYGVGDNAASLVPKLPQ
- the murJ gene encoding murein biosynthesis integral membrane protein MurJ; the protein is MTKPAPFAGAGRVAGAAALIAVLTVVSRLAGVGRTAVFTWTLAQTDLGGAYVVANNLPNFIFEIVAGGALASLVVPLLAAEADRGDRRAVAATTGALLTWVLALLVPLAVLVALLADPLVALQGTGLSEAQQQTGARMLRLFAPQLPLYGVGIVLTGVLQAHRRFAWPVIAPLLSSITVIGVYLGFTATEGRLATVARVSPAGELLLAGGTTLGVVVLSLSLLIPLRRLRLPLRPGFRFPAGARARVGGLAVAGVVTVAAQQVALMVVLNQVSYGSTANPGVYNIAQTIYFLPWAVLAVPLAVAAYPTLATARAAGDERTYRDTLAPAVRGVVLFSLLGAAALVGTAVPVGHFFFEPDVAGPAAAAIAGFAPGLLGYGLFAVLTRALYARGETRSATVATAVGWLTVPALAVLLGHLLPLADRVLAVALATSGGMLVLGGLLITAVLRSAGRAALAGVGRAGAAGLLAAAVAGLGGVGAARWLAGLGTPTTAQALVQGMLSGAVVGALFLAVAWLTDARDVRPLLAAVARRLGRRRPPATTGKPEDQRPAGRGDGKETVTS
- a CDS encoding glycosyltransferase family 4 protein, encoding MTDASSAPRWPGSVALVLASSTGGVGQHVRSVAKGLTAAGVSVLVCGPAATQDQFDFTGVGARFAPVEIPASPTPADARAVAALRRALTATGVDVVHAHGLRAGLVAVLARSAAPLVVTWHNAVLAGGLRGGLSRLVERVVARGVRVALGASADLVERAAALGAADARLAPVAAPTLPAPRRRRAAVRAEFGVGPDRPLILSVGRLHPQKRYDILVDAAARWRTRSPAPLMLIAGSGPAYLQLAARISAARAPVTLLGHRTDVADLLAGADLAVVTSDWEARQLFAQEALHAGVPLVATAVGGLPELVGDAAVLIPAGDVDAVDAAVRGLLDDDVRRADLARRGTARAATWPTEADTVAALAALYAELVPEPSTGNR
- the recN gene encoding DNA repair protein RecN — protein: MLEELRITGLGVIEDTTLPLTGGMNVITGETGAGKTMVVTGLGLLFGGRADAGRVRAEPGRAVVEGRLRLHGRVAGTVHARITDAGGDPDEDGSLLLSRTVTVEGRSRAHLGGRSMPVSMLGEVGEQVVAVHGQSDQLRLLRPAEQRAALDRFAGPEHEKLLDALREAYTRWRAVVDDLADRRRNARERNQEADLLRLGLDEITRVDPQPGEDDDLKAEAQRLEHAEGLRTAAQLAHQCVAGGVEAADDSPDATALLGTARRTLEAQAGTDPALGELAGRLEEAATLVADVSAELSAYLAALDADPARLQAVYERRAALRGLTRKYADDVDGVIAWAERARTRLSDLDTSDELLDELDKEASRLAGEVAELAGRVSASRQEAAGRFAEQVTVELAGLAMPHARIEVAVLPRPVGRAEPSLPVNGVEAGVGPDGADEVELRLLAHPGAPALPLQRGASGGELSRVMLAIEVVFAGSGGPPTLVFDEVDAGVGGQAAVEIGRRLARLARSHQVLVVTHLPQVAAFADRHLVVAKDTGGAVTTSGVRVVEDTERARELARMLAGLPDSDLGIAHAEELLAVAAKERRA
- the steA gene encoding putative cytokinetic ring protein SteA, yielding MRLPTLRRTRNAEPGSVLGTARLDRRTKRLVGRLRPGDIAIIDHVDLDRVAADSLVAVGVAAVINAKPSVSGRYPNLGPEVLISAGIPLLDDLGESVFEQIREGDVVRIEGNTVYVGDEPVAHGALQDAETVAKSMADAREGLSVQLEAFAANTMDYLKQERDLLLDGVGVPETQTQLQGRHCLIVVRGYDYKADLDVLRPYIREFKPVLIGVDGGADALVEAGYTPDLIIGDMDSVTDDVLRCGAEVVVHAYPDGRAPGLARVEGLGVPAITFPAAATSEDLAMLLADEKGASLLVAVGTHATLVEFLDKGRGGMASTFLTRLKVGGKLVDAKGVSRLYRQGISGSSLLLLVLSAVAAMASAVAVSTVGKAYLGVVSEWWDNFVFQLGQLF